A DNA window from Molothrus ater isolate BHLD 08-10-18 breed brown headed cowbird chromosome 2, BPBGC_Mater_1.1, whole genome shotgun sequence contains the following coding sequences:
- the ATP5PO gene encoding ATP synthase subunit O, mitochondrial has product MAAAAGLVLKVRQLSTTAARPVTKLVKPPIQVYGLEGRYATALYSAASKQKKLEQVEKELTRVWSLLKDPKLSSVVMNPHAKSSVKQKAVNDALAREKMSPITVNLMNLLAENGRLRYTPGIVSAFGKIMSAVRGEVVCTVTTAQPLDEANLTELKSALNGFLAKGEVLKLETKTDPAILGGMIVNIGEKYVDMSTRSKIQKLTKIMRETV; this is encoded by the exons atggcggcggcagcggggctCGTCTTGAAG GTGCGGCAGCTGAGTACGACGGCGGCGAGACCGGTGACCAAGCTGGTCAAG CCGCCCATCCAGGTGTACGGGCTGGAGGGGCGCTATGCCACCGCCCTCTACTCGGCAGCCAGCAAGCAGAAgaagctggagcaggtggagaaggagctgaCCCGGGTTTGG AGCCTCCTGAAGGACCCCAAGCTGTCCAGTGTGGTGATGAACCCTCACGCCAAGAGCTCCGTGAAACAAAAAGCCGTGAACGACGCTCTGGCAAGAGAGAAGATGTCCCCAATCACCGTCAACCTGATGA ATCTGCTGGCTGAGAACGGCCGCCTGCGTTACACCCCGGGCATCGTCTCTGCCTTCGGGAAGATCATGAGCGCCGTCCGAGGGGAGGTGGTGTGCACGGTCACCACGGCCCAG ccCTTGGATGAGGCTAACCTCACTGAACTGAAAAGTGCTCTGAATGGGTTCTTGGCCAAAGGAGAGGTGTTGAAACTGGAGACTAAG ACTGACCCAGCGATCCTTGGTGGCATGATTGTCAATATTGGGGAGAAGTACGTGGACATGTCAACAAGGTCCAAGATCCAGAAACTCACCAAAATCATGAGAGAGACTGTCTAG
- the CBR1 gene encoding carbonyl reductase [NADPH] 1 encodes MSNVRVAVVTGSNKGIGLAIVRALCRQFPGDVYLTSRDAGRGQAAVAQLQQEGLHPLFHQLDIDDLQSIRALRDFLKDKYGGLDVLVNNAGIAFKVHDTTPFAVQAEVTLKTNFFGTRNVCTELLPLVKPYGRVVNVSSMVSSSALRGCSQELQQKFRSDAITEEELVQLMAKFVEDTKRGVHEKEGWPNTAYGVSKIGVTVLSRIQARLLTERRKGEHILLNACCPGWVRTDMAGPKATKSPEEGAETPVYLALLPSSADAPHGQFVSDKTVKPW; translated from the exons ATGTCCAACGTGCGGGTGGCTGTGGTGACGGGCTCCAACAAGGGCATTGGCCTGGCCATCGTGCGGGCGCTGTGCCGGCAGTTCCCGGGGGATGTGTACCTGACGTCGCGGGATGCCGGCCGTGGCCAGGCCGCcgtggcacagctccagcaggaggggctgcaccCCCTCTTCCACCAGCTGGACATCGATGACCTGCAGAGCATCCGAGCGCTCCGTGACTTCCTCAAGGACAAGTATGGAGGGCTGGACGTGCTGGTGAACAACGCTGGTATTGCCTTCAAAG TTCATGACACCACTCCATTTGCAGTCCAGGCTGAGGTTACACTGAAGACAAACTTTTTTGGAACCAGGAATGTTTGCACAGAATTGCTGCCTCTTGTGAAGCCTTATG GCCGGGTGGTGAATGTCTCCAGCATggtgagcagctcagccctgcgaggctgcagccaggagctgcagcagaaattcCGCAGTGACGCCATCACCGAGGAGGAGCTGGTGCAGCTCATGGCCAAGTTTGTGGAAGACACCAAGAGAGGTGTCCACGAGAAGGAGGGCTGGCCAAACACTGCCTATGGGGTGTCCAAAATCGGGGTCACTGTCCTGTCCAGGATCCAGGCGCGGCTGCTGACCGAGCGGAGGAAAGGCGAGCACATCCTCCTCAatgcctgctgccctggctgggtgaGGACGGACATGGCAGGTCCCAAGGCCACCAAGTCCCCTGAGGAGGGGGCTGAGACCCCCGTTTATTTGGCCCTTTTGCCTTCCAGCGCTGATGCTCCTCATGGCCAATTTGTCAGTGACAAAACTGTCAAACCCTGGTGA